One part of the Marmota flaviventris isolate mMarFla1 chromosome 4, mMarFla1.hap1, whole genome shotgun sequence genome encodes these proteins:
- the C4H10orf71 gene encoding cardiac-enriched FHL2-interacting protein: MQGNKKCTDGFSDSSSIGSVLDDADREVSNLTDRAFRSLCISEDASFHDSNLSPDITHQVFGTFHQGTVSHTHRKSGIWSQLPSQGTEHAGWAATFQQLPKYVQGEEKYPKSSPPPTPSQRRLEMPVSGLRSSNKPVSKVSSLIKSFDRTESQHCDSRPPTSKPPALKNPSKFAPLPDSGVNFCFDSAFLTVRRVPAEVSNAHQNSLQPGRNHGEQESPKNPEMACHGSGSFLPKPDNSASSFESRFPSPPHKPAKAEPVRGKEWAHKGTFLHSENSAFESWNAHQPKLLERKDIAETIPESKVPKHYEETPLSREPYPPEHKVSPCPVRASCTQEESRLAAGALSTSGPWGCRDPGPPVFPAEGKASSSQPDPQLKSTQPPWRKPKTGKGGKESLQDTLEEKKQTNRRGPPLHSKHNLQGQFPEDEALDMPGDPNEHYSPPFNISKLLTPIIPTKHVLESSDTQSGEISPSPTGQLNGYQEKEPSECQSRDSYKSKAPSLLFNLKDVRKRVKSTYSPSPLLKGFDEKTRIKTDGKQEPVSNGVILSNGLEESPPSELSKERPANVPGASHSGTQKDPTTDPSEPSADNHLTLSSPPTVTKALCVNGEAVERSSDGKEDANGEAELCPTRPGWSPDSRERHPRKHLSLKLCNRELEAGQAAEQTKSHQLENRLSRSISQETEPERDLRLQNPLLNQKFSPGPLSPEEEDVFYSDTQSDFMPSLQSKAKFSTSSSDQSFASFDDQQKSWFTESQREDRKKDVSAGDSEKEEKEKVMGKDELQHCALRNGHVFMEEHSQGEALQREEEGLCGGRPRKASMEEGNFRGSWIGGNKDMALSHAKDSTPSPSSATNKHKLFSIKDNTLRATPVIKPIILPLLRTVSSEDSLGSSYKEEELPRQEWGEDAAGLCAHESQEMPSTLTSTNMQGTHLKHMACEGLKDPGQVFSAARIDNSQPALKGNFPSPSPVGEGDRMRPPPEAAHEIMASDGKSRPTASGKLVAPPDIPRIALPEDDLEDERPLQSLGTCWEEQEQRQGFQSHFLSAPRAGPPGRRTVPGEMATSPNPSSLGESSACSPATSSVWDDVSQAPEELGPPGEPPRASPWASPGPARLTRREDLTHGLVWEDSSDPQLEPGAEDLRTISPRGALLDVATSSAAPLEKPEPPAQLERAAGKPPAVPPKTEKALRRAKKLASKRRKTDLVQEKHSEFWEGKPCAEDSQRTERRPLSPGERSRARFPVVRSLPPPAHRHSVSGVSEPVGRRPWGPQPLTPLPAYPATQKVLQDPQSGEYFVFDLPLQVKIKTFYDPETGKYVKVSVPSSEGTSPEPPLQDALAAPYLLYPGFRPVPVTALMPLRCSSQLSAPTFLRQGPRARPQSAHEAGLQQIPGPQGDSTQHAGAQRPRGPPRSPEEEGAEAPGLGIISTDDLEDFATEGIS; encoded by the coding sequence ATGCAGGGGAACAAGAAGTGCACAGATGGATTCAGCGACTCCTCCAGCATCGGTAGCGTGTTGGATGATGCAGACAGGGAGGTAAGCAACCTCACAGACCGGGCGTTCCGGAGCTTGTGCATCTCAGAGGATGCATCCTTCCATGATTCCAATCTGTCCCCAGATATCACCCATCAGGTGTTTGGGACTTTCCACCAGGGAACAGTGAGTCACACCCACAGAAAAAGTGGCATTTGGAGCCAGCTTCCGTCACAAGGTACCGAGCATGCAGGCTGGGCAGCCACCTTCCAACAGCTACCCAAGTATGTTCAAGGAGAGGAAAAGTACCCCAAAAGCAGCCCCCCACCAACACCATCCCAGAGGAGACTGGAGATGCCAGTTTCTGGCTTGAGGAGCAGCAACAAGCCTGTTTCCAAAGTATCATCGCTAATCAAGTCTTTCGATAGGACTGAGAGCCAACATTGTGATAGCAGACCTCCCACCAGCAAGCCTCCAGCTCTCAAAAATCCTTCCAAGTTTGCCCCTCTTCCAGACAGTGGTGTCAACTTCTGCTTTGATTCTGCTTTTCTGACTGTCAGGAGGGTTCCTGCTGAAGTCTCCAACGCCCATCAGAACAGCCTCCAGCCTGGAAGGAACCACGGAGAACAAGAGTCGCCTAAGAATCCTGAAATGGCCTGTCATGGCTCCGGCAGCTTCCTCCCCAAACCTGACAACTCAGCCAGCTCATTTGAGTCAAGATTCCCCTCTCCACCCCACAAGCCAGCCAAGGCCGAACCCGTAAGAGGCAAGGAGTGGGCTCACAAAGGGACTTTTCTGCACAGTGAAAACAGTGCTTTTGAGTCATGGAACGCCCACCAACCAAAGCTGCTGGAGAGAAAGGACATCGCAGAAACCATCCCAGAAAGCAAAGTTCCCAAACATTATGAGGAAACGCCCTTGTCAAGAGAACCTTATCCCCCTGAGCACAAAGTCTCTCCCTGCCCTGTTCGGGCCAGCTGCACTCAGGAAGAAAGCAGATTAGCAGCAGGGGCTCTGTCCACATCTGGACCCTGGGGCTGCAGAGATCCAGGACCCCCAGTATTCCCTGCAGAGGGAAAAGCTTCCAGCTCACAGCCTGACCCTCAGCTGAAGTCAACCCAGCCTCCATGGAGGAAACCAAAAACTGGCAAAGGAGGTAAAGAAAGTCTTCAAGACActttggaagaaaagaaacagaccAACAGGAGAGGCCCGCCTCTGCATTCAAAGCACAACCTCCAGGGGCAGTTTCCAGAAGATGAGGCTCTGGACATGCCTGGGGACCCTAATGAGCATTACAGTCCTCCTTTTAATATCAGTAAGCTCCTGACCCCCATTATACCCACCAAGCATGTCCTGGAATCATCAGACACCCAGTCAGGGGAGATAAGCCCATCCCCCACAGGACAGCTGAACGGATACCAGGAGAAGGAGCCCAGTGAATGTCAGTCAAGAGACAGCTACAAATCCAAAGCACCCAGTCTGCTGTTCAACCTCAAGGATGTGCGGAAGCGTGTTAAGAGTACATACAGTCCCTCACCTCTCTTGAAAGGCTTCGATGAGAAAACCAGAATTAAGACTGATGGCAAGCAAGAACCTGTGAGCAATGGGGTCATCCTCTCCAATGGGCTTGAAGAAAGCCCTCCTAGTGAACTTTCTAAGGAGAGACCAGCCAATGTCCCTGGTGCATCACATAGCGGTACCCAGAAGGACCCTACCACAGACCCCAGTGAGCCCTCTGCAGACAATCACCTCACCCTCAGCTCACCTCCAACTGTCACCAAAGCCCTCTGTGTCAATGGGGAGGCTGTAGAAAGGAGCAGTGATGGGAAGGAAGATGCCAACGGAGAGGCAGAGCTGTGTCCCACCAGGCCAGGCTGGAGTCCAGACTCCAGGGAACGCCACCCCAGGAAGCACCTCTCCTTGAAACTTTGTAATAGGGAGCTTGAGGCCGGACAGGCTGCAGAGCAAACCAAGAGCCATCAGCTGGAGAACAGGCTCTCAAGATCCATCTCCCAAGAGACAGAGCCAGAGAGAGACCTAAGACTTCAGAACCCACTCCTGAACCAGAAATTCTCCCCAGGGCCCCTCTCCCCCGAGGAGGAGGATGTGTTTTACAGCGACACCCAGTCCGATTTTATGCCAAGCCTCCAAAGTAAGGCCAAATTCAGCACCAGCTCTTCAGATCAATCCTTTGCCTCGTTTGATGATCAGCAGAAGTCGTGGTTTACTGAGAGCCAGCgggaagacaggaagaaagaTGTGAGTGCAGGTGACagtgagaaggaagagaaggaaaaggtgaTGGGGAAAGATGAGCTACAGCACTGTGCTTTAAGAAACGGACACGTGTTCATGGAGGAGCACAGTCAGGGGGAAGCACtgcagagagaagaggaaggtcTGTGTGGAGGGAGACCCAGGAAGGCATCGATGGAGGAAGGAAATTTCAGAGGCTCTTGGATTGGGGGAAATAAGGACATGGCCCTTTCACATGCCAAAGACTCCACCCCCTCTCCATCTTCTGCTACAAACAAGCACAAACTGTTTTCGATTAAAGACAACACCCTTAGGGCCACCCCTGTGATCAAACCTATCATTCTGCCTCTTCTGCGGACTGTGTCCTCAGAGGACTCACTTGGCAGTAGCTACAAAGAAGAAGAATTACCAAGGCAAGAGTGGGGTGAAGATGCTGCTGGTCTCTGTGCCCATGAAAGCCAGGAAATGCCCAGCACCCTGACATCCACTAATATGCAGGGCACTCACTTGAAGCACATGGCCTGTGAAGGCCTAAAAGACCCTGGGCAGGTATTCAGTGCAGCCAGGATAGATAACTCCCAACCAGCCCTGAAGGGGAATTTCCCATCTCCATCACCGGTGGGAGAGGGGGACAGGATGAGGCCACCCCCAGAAGCAGCACATGAAATCATGGCAAGCGATGGCAAGAGCAGGCCCACAGCCTCAGGGAAGCTGGTTGCTCCACCCGATATCCCCAGGATTGCTCTACCTGAGGACGATTTAGAAGACGAGCGCCCCCTGCAGTCACTTGGCACTTGCTGGGAAGAGCAGGAACAGAGACAAGGCTTCCAAAGTCACTTTTTGTCTGCCCCCAGAGCAGGGCCCCCTGGGAGAAGAACGGTCCCTGGTGAGATGGCAACTTCCCCCAATCCCAGCTCCCTGGGAGAGAGCAGCGCGTGCTCCCCGGCCACCAGCAGTGTTTGGGATGATGTTTCCCAGGCTCCTGAGGAACTGGGTCCTCCGGGGGAGCCTCCCCGGGCCAGCCCCTGGGCGAGCCCGGGTCCTGCCAGGCTTACTCGGCGGGAGGACCTGACGCACGGCCTCGTGTGGGAGGACAGCTCCGACCCCCAACTCGAGCCGGGGGCGGAAGACCTCCGGACCATCTCTCCACGAGGTGCACTGCTGGACGTGGCCACCAGCTCAGCAGCCCCTCTTGAGAAACCAGAGCCACCTGCTCAGCTGGAGAGGGCCGCCGGCAAGCCACCGGCAGTCCCACCCAAAACGGAGAAGGCCCTGCGACGGGCCAAGAAACTAGCAAGCAAGAGGAGAAAGACCGACCTGGTGCAGGAGAAGCATAGCGAGTTCTGGGAGGGGAAACCCTGCGCAGAGGACTCACAGCGGACCGAGCGAAGGCCGCTGTCACCTGGAGAGAGGTCCCGCGCCAGGTTCCCTGTGGTCCGCTCCTTGCCTCCTCCCGCGCATCGCCACTCAGTATCCGGGGTCTCTGAGCCTGTGGGGAGGCGGCCTTGGGGGCCCCAGCCCCTCACGCCCCTGCCCGCTTACCCCGCCACCCAGAAGGTCCTTCAGGATCCCCAGTCTGGAGAATACTTCGTCTTCGACTTGCCACTCCAGGTGAAAATCAAGACCTTCTACGACCCAGAGACTGGCAAGTACGTTAAGGTCTCCGTCCCATCCTCTGAGGGGACCTCCCCTGAGCCGCCCCTACAGGATGCCCTGGCTGCTCCCTACCTGCTGTACCCTGGCTTCCGGCCAGTGCCAGTGACCGCCCTGATGCCTCTACGCTGCTCCTCCCAGCTGTCTGCCCCCACCTTCCTCAGGCAAGGCCCCCGCGCCAGGCCCCAGAGTGCCCACGAGGCTGGACTACAACAGATCCCTGGGCCTCAGGGCGACTCCACTCAGCATGCTGGTGCCCAGCGCCCCCGGGGACCGCCCCGGAGCCCAGAGGAGGAGGGCGCAGAAGCTCCAGGCCTGGGCATCATCTCCACTGACGACCTGGAAGACTTTGCCACTGAAGGCATTTCTTGA